In one Rugosibacter aromaticivorans genomic region, the following are encoded:
- the purL gene encoding phosphoribosylformylglycinamidine synthase, with product MAEFLALRGNAAFSASRLARLQQSLRKASPKLTLAAEHWYFIDLSSPLNTPETTRLKELLDISSVARGHISGELQLVTPRLGTISPWSTKATDIARNCGFSQVQRIERGTAFYVSGVKDEKSALVIRHSLHDRMTESVLTTLDQAQALFGQIPPQPLTIVDTLSGGRDALVAANLSLGLALSEDEIEYLLDNFAKLGRNPTDVELMMFAQANSEHCRHKIFNATWTVDGEAQPLSLFGMIRETHKAHPAGTIVAYSDNAAILEGASIRRFMPEADGSYIWREEMTHFLAKVETHNHPTAISPFPGAATGSGGEIRDEGATGRGSKPKAGVVGFSVSDLRIPGYSQPWESDYGRPDRIASALDIMIEGPLGAAAFNNEFGRPNLAGYFRTFEQQFGDEVRGYHKPIMLAGGVGNIADRDAFKIQFPAGTLLIQLGGPGMPIGLGGGAASSMTTGSNSADLDFASVQRGNPEMQRRAQEVIDRCWQMGEANPVLAIHDVGAGGLSNALPELAHDAGCGAVFDLRAVQTEAPGMSPREIWSNEAQERYVLAVAPARLDEFRALCERERCPFAVLGVATKDGHLAVTDAHFDNRPVDMPLEVLLGKPPRMHRETSRHVVHMPALDLAAIDLSEAAHRVLRLPSVASKSFLITIGDRSVGGMTARDQMVGPWQVPVADVAVTTMGYDTNRGECFALGERTPLALLDGPASGRMAIGEALTNLAAADVGDISRIKLSANWMAAAGHGHEDAVLFDTVKAVALDFCPALGVAIPVGKDSLSMRTQWKASDEAGSAEKSNEKKASEKKSDEHKQVISPVSLIITAFAPVDDVRRTLTPELRRDAEVGETELLLIDLGEGRNRLGGSALAQVYGVSGDVAPDVDAALLKAFFNSIQKLNRDGKILAYHDRSDGGLWAAVCEMSFASHVGVSLNSDALCFDALMNDVDGMERRPDMLAGRTQDKLLAALFNEELGAVLQIRHTDRSAVMTVLREAGLSRVVHFIGHTNTSDEVRVWRNAKRVFSAPRHELQRVWSEVSFQIAQLRDDAMCAEEEFSALLDRDDPGLTAQTTFDLEAPFVVTGARPKMAILREQGVNGHVEMAAAFDRAGFSTFDVHMSDLQAGRVKLADFKGLVACGGFSYGDVLGAGQGWAKSILFNSQLRDEFSTFFARKDSFSLGVCNGCQMMAHLAPIIPGAEDWPTFQRNRSEQFEARLVMVDIPPSPSIFLAGMAGSQLPVVVSHGEGRAVHADNKKLEKSAMALRYIDNRGAVASIYPFNPNGSPEGLAGVTTADGRFTIMMPHPERVVRAAQMSWHPRDWETRYAGASPWMNLFHNARRWLG from the coding sequence ATGGCTGAATTCCTTGCGCTGCGCGGCAATGCCGCTTTTTCGGCTTCCCGGCTTGCCCGCCTGCAGCAGTCTTTACGCAAGGCCAGCCCCAAGCTTACTTTAGCGGCTGAGCACTGGTATTTCATTGATCTCTCGTCTCCGCTGAACACGCCTGAAACGACGCGCTTAAAAGAGTTGCTCGACATCAGTTCGGTGGCACGCGGGCATATATCGGGTGAATTGCAATTGGTTACCCCTCGCCTTGGCACCATTTCACCGTGGAGCACGAAGGCGACTGACATCGCACGGAATTGCGGGTTTTCCCAAGTGCAGCGCATCGAGCGCGGCACGGCGTTTTATGTCAGCGGGGTGAAAGACGAAAAGTCGGCGCTGGTGATACGGCACAGTCTGCATGATCGGATGACAGAATCCGTCTTGACAACACTGGATCAAGCACAGGCACTGTTTGGGCAGATTCCACCGCAACCGCTCACGATAGTCGACACGCTGTCCGGTGGCCGGGATGCGCTTGTGGCGGCCAACCTCTCGCTTGGGCTGGCCTTGTCTGAGGATGAAATTGAGTATTTGCTGGATAACTTTGCCAAGCTGGGCCGCAATCCAACCGATGTTGAGCTGATGATGTTCGCTCAGGCAAATTCTGAACATTGTCGGCACAAGATTTTCAATGCGACATGGACTGTGGATGGCGAGGCGCAGCCATTGTCACTCTTTGGCATGATTCGCGAAACACATAAAGCGCATCCTGCGGGCACGATCGTGGCGTATTCCGACAATGCCGCCATTCTTGAAGGGGCATCCATTCGCCGTTTCATGCCAGAAGCCGATGGCAGCTATATCTGGCGCGAAGAGATGACGCATTTTCTGGCCAAGGTTGAGACGCATAATCATCCCACGGCCATTTCGCCTTTTCCTGGTGCTGCAACCGGCTCGGGCGGTGAAATTCGTGACGAAGGCGCGACAGGTCGCGGGTCAAAACCCAAGGCTGGGGTGGTGGGTTTTTCTGTGTCCGATTTACGCATACCCGGCTATAGTCAGCCGTGGGAATCAGACTATGGCAGACCCGATCGCATTGCCTCCGCTTTAGACATCATGATCGAAGGCCCGCTGGGTGCGGCAGCCTTTAATAATGAATTCGGCAGGCCCAATCTGGCAGGGTATTTCCGCACCTTCGAGCAACAATTTGGCGACGAGGTACGCGGCTATCACAAGCCCATCATGCTAGCTGGCGGTGTGGGCAACATTGCTGATCGGGATGCGTTCAAAATCCAATTTCCAGCGGGCACCCTGCTCATTCAACTTGGGGGCCCGGGCATGCCGATCGGGCTGGGTGGCGGGGCGGCCTCGTCCATGACGACCGGCAGCAACTCGGCTGACCTTGATTTTGCTTCTGTACAGCGGGGTAACCCGGAAATGCAGCGGCGCGCACAGGAAGTCATTGATCGGTGCTGGCAAATGGGCGAAGCGAACCCGGTGCTTGCCATTCACGACGTCGGTGCAGGTGGCTTATCCAATGCACTGCCTGAGCTGGCGCATGATGCAGGCTGTGGTGCCGTGTTTGATCTGCGCGCCGTGCAAACTGAAGCGCCTGGCATGAGCCCGCGCGAAATTTGGAGCAACGAAGCGCAAGAGCGTTACGTGCTCGCCGTGGCACCGGCGCGGCTGGATGAATTCCGCGCCCTGTGTGAACGTGAGCGTTGCCCGTTTGCTGTACTTGGCGTAGCCACCAAGGATGGCCATCTTGCCGTGACGGATGCGCATTTTGATAATCGTCCTGTTGATATGCCGTTAGAAGTACTGCTCGGTAAACCCCCACGCATGCATCGAGAGACCAGCCGTCATGTGGTGCATATGCCCGCCCTGGATCTGGCAGCGATTGACCTGAGTGAGGCTGCGCACCGTGTATTGCGCTTGCCAAGCGTGGCCTCGAAAAGCTTTCTAATCACCATTGGCGATCGTTCAGTCGGTGGGATGACAGCCCGCGACCAGATGGTGGGGCCATGGCAAGTGCCCGTGGCTGATGTGGCCGTGACCACCATGGGTTATGACACCAACCGTGGTGAATGCTTTGCGCTAGGCGAACGTACACCACTGGCTTTGCTGGATGGCCCGGCCTCCGGACGGATGGCTATTGGGGAGGCATTAACCAATCTGGCGGCAGCTGATGTGGGCGATATTTCTCGCATTAAGTTGTCAGCCAACTGGATGGCGGCGGCGGGTCATGGGCATGAGGATGCGGTGCTGTTCGATACAGTCAAGGCTGTCGCACTCGATTTTTGTCCTGCGCTGGGTGTGGCCATACCGGTGGGCAAGGATTCCTTATCCATGCGCACGCAATGGAAAGCGTCTGACGAGGCAGGCAGCGCGGAAAAATCAAACGAGAAAAAAGCGAGCGAGAAAAAATCAGATGAACATAAACAAGTCATCTCGCCCGTGTCGTTAATCATCACCGCATTCGCGCCGGTGGATGATGTGCGCCGCACCTTGACGCCTGAGCTGCGGCGCGATGCAGAGGTGGGTGAAACAGAGCTCTTGCTGATTGATTTGGGCGAGGGACGCAATCGGCTGGGAGGTTCTGCCTTGGCGCAAGTCTATGGCGTCAGTGGCGATGTGGCACCGGACGTCGATGCAGCCTTGCTCAAAGCGTTTTTTAATTCGATTCAAAAGCTCAATCGCGACGGAAAAATTCTGGCCTACCACGATCGATCCGATGGTGGCTTATGGGCGGCCGTGTGTGAGATGAGCTTTGCTTCGCATGTAGGGGTTTCGCTCAACAGTGATGCACTGTGTTTTGACGCGTTAATGAATGATGTCGATGGCATGGAACGTCGACCGGATATGCTTGCCGGCCGGACGCAGGATAAATTATTGGCAGCCTTGTTTAACGAGGAACTCGGTGCTGTGCTGCAGATTCGCCACACCGATCGCTCCGCTGTCATGACTGTTCTGCGTGAAGCAGGGCTTAGTCGTGTGGTGCATTTCATTGGCCATACCAATACCAGTGATGAAGTGCGCGTCTGGCGTAATGCCAAACGCGTGTTTTCTGCGCCACGTCACGAGTTACAACGCGTTTGGAGCGAAGTGAGCTTCCAGATTGCGCAATTGCGTGACGATGCGATGTGCGCCGAAGAGGAGTTTTCTGCGTTGCTGGATCGTGATGATCCTGGCTTGACTGCTCAGACTACGTTTGACCTTGAGGCGCCCTTTGTGGTAACTGGTGCCCGCCCGAAAATGGCGATTTTGCGTGAGCAGGGCGTGAATGGGCACGTGGAAATGGCCGCTGCCTTTGATCGCGCGGGTTTTTCGACATTCGACGTGCATATGTCGGATTTACAGGCAGGACGCGTCAAGCTAGCTGACTTCAAGGGATTGGTTGCGTGTGGTGGTTTTTCGTATGGTGATGTACTTGGCGCGGGGCAAGGCTGGGCTAAATCGATATTGTTCAACAGTCAGCTACGCGACGAGTTTTCGACATTTTTCGCACGCAAAGACAGTTTTTCTCTGGGCGTGTGTAATGGCTGCCAGATGATGGCGCATTTGGCCCCAATTATTCCAGGCGCTGAAGATTGGCCAACATTCCAGCGCAATCGCAGCGAGCAGTTTGAGGCACGTTTGGTGATGGTGGACATTCCCCCGTCGCCCTCGATTTTCCTGGCTGGCATGGCGGGATCGCAATTGCCTGTGGTGGTGTCGCATGGCGAAGGACGCGCCGTGCATGCAGATAATAAAAAGTTGGAAAAGTCGGCTATGGCACTACGGTACATTGATAACCGTGGCGCGGTGGCTTCGATCTATCCGTTTAATCCGAATGGCTCGCCTGAAGGATTAGCGGGGGTGACCACGGCAGATGGCCGCTTTACGATCATGATGCCGCATCCGGAACGTGTCGTTCGTGCAGCACAGATGTCATGGCATCCGCGTGACTGGGAAACGCGTTATGCAGGCGCTTCGCCGTGGATGAATTTATTTCACAACGCGCGTCGCTGGCTGGGATAA
- a CDS encoding IS256 family transposase: MQAQLDTLVSAPMTGSEVNDLTARLKRAIIERALAAEMSLHLGYAPGEDKPAGVANHRNGSSGKTLLTDTGPLRIDIPRDRSGAFEPLIVPKHGRRYEGFDDLILSMYARGMSTRDIRAHLTEMYHVEVSPDFISTVTDEVMAEVSAWQARPLEPMYPVIFFDALRVKIRDDGLVRNKAVYLALGILPDGSRDILGLWIEHTEGAKFWLKVFNDLKTRGVEDVLIAVSDGLKGIPEALAAAYPEAVLQTCIVHLIRNSLDYASWKDRKAVAAALRPIYTATSADAAEVALTAFAQSEWGTKLPHVAAAWRRAWDYVTPFFAFPPEIRRVIYTTNAIESVNARIRKAIKTRGHFPNDEAATKLIWLALRNITKEWAMPVFHWKAAMVQFAIQFGDRFTKRVA; the protein is encoded by the coding sequence ATGCAGGCACAGCTGGACACACTGGTCAGCGCACCGATGACCGGCAGCGAGGTCAACGACCTCACCGCACGCCTGAAACGCGCGATCATCGAGCGCGCGCTGGCTGCTGAGATGAGCCTGCATCTGGGCTACGCACCCGGCGAAGACAAGCCCGCAGGCGTTGCCAACCATCGCAACGGCAGCAGCGGCAAGACGCTCCTCACCGACACCGGCCCGCTCAGGATCGACATCCCGCGCGACCGCAGCGGCGCGTTCGAACCCCTGATCGTCCCCAAGCATGGCCGCCGCTACGAAGGCTTTGATGACTTGATCCTGTCGATGTATGCACGCGGCATGAGCACGCGCGACATCCGCGCGCACCTGACCGAGATGTATCACGTCGAGGTGTCGCCGGATTTCATCAGCACCGTGACCGATGAAGTCATGGCCGAAGTCTCTGCCTGGCAGGCCCGACCGCTGGAGCCGATGTACCCCGTGATCTTCTTCGACGCGTTGCGGGTCAAGATCCGCGACGACGGCCTGGTCAGGAACAAGGCGGTCTATCTTGCGCTGGGCATCCTGCCCGACGGCAGCCGCGACATTCTCGGGCTGTGGATCGAACACACCGAAGGGGCCAAGTTCTGGCTCAAGGTCTTCAACGACTTGAAGACGCGCGGCGTGGAGGACGTGCTGATCGCCGTTTCCGATGGTCTGAAAGGGATTCCAGAGGCGCTTGCTGCGGCGTATCCGGAAGCCGTCCTGCAAACCTGCATCGTGCACTTGATCCGCAACAGCCTGGACTATGCCAGTTGGAAGGATCGCAAAGCCGTCGCAGCGGCGCTGCGTCCGATCTACACCGCGACGAGCGCAGACGCCGCAGAAGTCGCGCTGACGGCGTTCGCGCAATCCGAATGGGGAACGAAACTGCCGCATGTCGCTGCGGCCTGGCGGCGTGCATGGGACTACGTGACGCCATTCTTTGCGTTCCCGCCCGAGATTCGGCGGGTGATTTACACCACCAATGCCATCGAATCGGTCAACGCGCGCATCCGCAAGGCGATCAAGACACGCGGGCATTTCCCCAACGACGAGGCGGCGACCAAGCTGATCTGGCTGGCGCTGAGAAACATCACCAAGGAATGGGCAATGCCGGTGTTTCACTGGAAAGCCGCGATGGTGCAATTCGCCATCCAGTTCGGGGATCGCTTTACGAAACGTGTCGCGTAA
- a CDS encoding MAPEG family protein, which translates to MVIAVLCVALLGFLVIGLGFVVSMTRGSTKTMYGYTVDPADRLYKAIRAHGNTTEYVPMLAVLILTLGMLNPAPWMMWCMGLVTLSRFIFVFGIVLPPTMAQPSK; encoded by the coding sequence ATGGTTATTGCGGTGCTATGTGTTGCGTTATTAGGTTTTCTGGTGATTGGTCTTGGTTTCGTTGTTTCCATGACGCGAGGGTCAACAAAAACCATGTACGGTTACACCGTCGACCCGGCTGACCGGTTGTATAAGGCGATTCGCGCGCATGGCAACACCACAGAGTATGTGCCAATGCTTGCGGTGCTGATTTTGACGCTGGGCATGCTCAACCCCGCCCCATGGATGATGTGGTGTATGGGTCTGGTCACGCTGTCACGCTTTATCTTTGTGTTTGGCATTGTTCTCCCGCCTACCATGGCGCAGCCCAGTAAATGA